TTGTAAGTTTTCAAGAACTCTTTAAGTGCCATGTGATCAGCAGATTTAGCTCTGTTCTCCTTTTTTCCATAATCAACTCTTACATTTACATCTCCGTACTTTTCCCTGTCGAGCATAAACAACAGAATGCCTTGGTAAAACTGTTACTGCATCAAAACTTTAGTAGGACGTACACCATGCCTAGCGACCGGCCATATCCTCATCTTTCTGAGTCCTTGTCGTTATGAATCACCTTGtgcagttattattattaaaataatagtGACAAGACCTCAGGTGGCTTAACAGCTCAGTCACAACTTCTCACCTTAAATAACTGTCTGTCCAGAGGTCAAAGGCTGGGGATAATCTTGAAGCTCCTTTAAATATGACTGGTTGCCCTTTCAACACATAATCGTTATAAAAATCTTGTGGATGAGGCACGTATTTTATTGATTCCACTGGACCATCGGGTGGCCTGTGAGATCCTAACGGTTGAAGATGACCTGTTGGGATTGCTTCTTGTtgggagaaaagaaaaaatcgaCTGAAAAAGAGAAACGCAAACATCCTTGATCCATTTGGACTGGTGAGTTACAAATCAAAGGAACTGGGACCTACCCAACATCATCGTTTCAATATTGCGGACAATCGAATGTTTGaattctcagagctgcaaatcGGAGTGGTATTAACTGGATAAAAGTACTAATCATGTCAGACGTTGATTCTAGTGACGAGGAACGAAAGGCGTTTGCAGAAACTCCAGCTAACAATCCGGAACCAAATATAGTAGATTTCCTTCCTGCATCCATCCCACATGAAGATGAACAGGAGACTGATGCAAGATGCAATCTGTCGAAAATAAGAGAAGAGGATTTAGATCAAGAACTTTCACCGTCACCTAATATTTTGCTCGAATCATGTGAAAAAGGAATGGTCGATCGCGTCGTGGAGATATTAGAGCTTAAAGCGTCACTCATCAACTGTAAAGATGAAGACGGATATTCACCCCTTCACAGAGCATGTTACAATGGACATTTGGATGTCGTCGGGGTTCTTTTGGAAAGGGGCGCAGATGTGAGAGCAGTCACAGAGGACGGATGGCAACCTTTACACTGCGCCTGCAGATGGGGTTAGTAACTGGCCCCTCGCCTGACAAGCCGAgcgatttttttcactttgggTCGACGCTTCTATgttatcattaaaaaaaattctaaaggaAAGAATTGTTCAAAAGCAACGTTAACGTCAATCTGGAGTAAGTATTGATCAGATTGCTCAGTCAGTTGAGCATTACGTCCTAGACAACCGTGCTGGAGGTTGTTGGTtcaagactttcttttgttctgGGATGAGCGATATAGACCAAAGGACCAGATCTAAGCCTTTTCCAGGTAACAAAAACTGTGTGGAACGTTAAATACCCACTCGTGTTTGAGAAGGATAAAAGTTTTTGTGCACGTGGTCCTCCAGCCTCATTCTTGACAGGGACGTAGACCATTTCCTAATTCTTTGTAAACTGTATAAGCTGTAGTTCTCCAAACCGCATTGTGGTCTGGAAAATCTCTAGTTGGAGTGGCTAATGAATTATTTAGTTTACCTTAACTTTTTGGCCTCGGGTCAAACTTAATCCAGGATGAAGACTAACCATATTCTTAACATGAAAAAACTTGGTCCTGTTAGGATAAGAGTAGATTTGTGCAAAATAGTTTTTGATTGGCAAGGTCAAATGGTAAGGATTAATGATTAATTTTGAGATTGCTTCCACTGCAGAGAcgaaaactcattttatgtTACCCCTATTTTTGACAGGAAAGACAGCTGTTGCCTCTTTGCTCTTACAAAATGGTGCTGATATTAATGCACAAACCAATGGCAAACAGACTGCTCTTCATTTTGCTGCCAGTGGAGTTGGAGGAACCACGACGTTACAATTGCTCCTTTGTAACAGGTGGCTGGATGCCTCTGTGCGCAATATGCAAAATGAAACTGCGTATGACATTGCTTATCGTAGTGGAAAACATTACAAGCTGTTTGAAATTGTGGAGGATTGTATAAATgtcaaataaataagaaataaaaaagtgaTTTGGAAATGGAAGTGGAAATTGTTTAaaatggaatttgtttacccaAGGCACACCTTAAGAGGGCTCAGGAGCTggttcaacatgtgtccgtgcattccggatcgaataGGAATTTggcaatgttggtttttgaggagaggggaaaaccggagtacccgaagaaaagcCTCTCAAAGCAAggaaagaaccaacaacaaactcaacccacatatgatgccagGACCGGGAATCGAAGCGgggctacattggtgggaggcgagagcTCTCACCGCTTTGCCACCCCTGCTCCCCTTTTATTACTTCAATGGAAAATTATGGCAGTAAAGGCTGGTTTTTGCCAGTGATGTATTAAGATTACAATATATCCATACATAATAATTTGTTAACATAGGGCCTTTTGTCATAACAAGACTTTTATGACTTTGCATATATTGCTTGAGTTTAAGCATGCATTACTGGTGAAAACTAGCTTTGAATGTGGGTACCTCAAAGTAAACAAGAGGTAACTGTTTTGCCTAGCAAAGGTAATAAAGAGCACATGAATTGCCATCCAAGAATTTGTGATTTCAATTGATTCTCAGCTTTGTCCACACAATGAGATTTTTTACAGATTCATTTTAGTTTTGGAATGAAATATGATATATGAAATTTGTATGTCTCAGTGTACTACGCATCTAAACTGGGTATGTAGACGTACGAGACTCTTTAATGCATCATACACTAAACACACTCATCAAAACGTACCTCTATTCACCACGGGCTCGCAATTTTACCAAGATGGCGACCAGCGTTCGTTCATGGGTCATAGACTCGCTGGAAGGCCCAAATGCAACTGTGTATGGTATTCTTATTGCTACTCTTATTGTGATCCTCACGGCAGGTTGGTAACGAAGGTTTCTCTGTTAATTGAGATAATCCTTTTCCCGAATTCTCTTTCATTTGACAAGTTCAAATAAACAGGTTCACTGATGACGTGTTTAAAGACACCCTCTGATAGAAACTGATAATGTGTGAACCTGAGGAACTTTCTTAAGGACAGTTTCAATACTTCAGTCAGTCACTATAAgcttttaacttttctttcagTACTGTATTTTGTATTTGGAAGAAATCGCTCTCGAGGTCGTAGTATTCTCTTGATTGGCTTGACGGACTCGGGAAAAACACTGTTGTTTAGTAGGGTGAGTATCGTTTACTCAGTATATGTTTACATTTTTAATAATCAAATTCTTTAGAGGTTGAGACCAACAACACTACTTTTCCCAAAGCCTTTGGGGGAAGTGCCTTTTTTTGTCCATCACTTTTCAAGTGTTGCATGAAAAGGTATTGAAGGTGAAAACCAAAAGTTGAACAGGCTAATGTCATTCAAAGGTTGTTAGAGGTGTGCACAATAATCTGAAATTGGGGAAACATTAAAATTATATTTACTGTAATCACACTTACAAGTGTATTGGGTGTGGAAAGATGAACAGAAAGTTTATTACAACAAATCTGTTTGACCCCATCTTTCTTCTTTTCCATCAGCTCTCTAGTGGAAAATATGTGATGACACACACATCAATCAAAGAGAACAAAGATCAATACAGATTAAAAGGAAGCAAGGTTGTCTATCAAAATTAATGTCCACATGCTTGATAATTTTAGTCTATGATAATGGCTTTTATGTATGGAAGggtatttttttcactttggtgtAAATAATTCTAGTAGTAGTTGGCTAGTTTATCTTTGTCCCCAGTTTTCCATGCTGCATGCCAAGAACAATGGAAATTGCAAAATTTTTTCTCATTATTGGTTTTAGGGGTGGGcatcagttgttgttgttgttgttgttgttctgttctgttgtttgttGGTTGTGTTCCAATGGTCCTGAAAATCCCCGAAGGAGAGTGGTCaataacatatttatatttatttatttatttatttatttatttatttattacccCATCTGGTGACCagaaacaatttgccattgttCAGCTCTTTTTTTGAATCATTGAAGAGTAGTAGTATCATTTTTAGGCtgctttcattttatttatgtGTAATTTTGATAGTAGTTCAAAATAGTATtgggaaataaatttattatcgTTTGTCCACAATAATTTTTTGcacagatgatgatgataatgataataataataacaaaaaaataatataaaatagtaaaaggtaaaaCTGTTAAAGTGTTTGACTAAACGTTTTCGATCTTGCGATCATCTTCAGAGTGATTAAATTGCATAAACTGACTGTTTTATATTTGTGGTTACGTAATACCAGTTCTCGTGGGATATAGGGTAAGGTGGAATGACTGGACTTGTTTATTTAGGACTGGTTTGAAGCGTGCGTTGTAAAATGCCCCATGTGAATTTGTGTTCGGGGTGTTTCTTTAGGTGTTTGGCCGGTTCCGATTGTTTGTTTATATCGGAATGTTCGTTGACACgtacttccagattgcgtgccGTTTCaccaatgtaaaaaaaataataatttgtttgtttttattgtccCCAACAGAGTGGAAAGGTTTTAGACTTGATTGATTTGCCAGGTCATGAGAGAGTGCGAGCGAGGTTTTTAGAACAATACAAGAACCAGACAAGGTCAGACAGAACCCTAAAGCAGTCAAAACTACTAAATATGTAAAACAGTAGATGCTTGGCAATTGGCAAGGGGAtgtcagaaaaagacatcagagTTCCTAATCCTAGGACCTCTGTAACACAAAGTACAAAGTCGTTCATCAaatgtaaaatacattttacaaaAGGCCCTATGATATCATTTGTGATGTTATATGTGTGCCGAATCTAAATCGAGGGGTTTAATAACCTCTTACAACCACCACTGCCAACGTCATGTGTGTTGTAGCTATCAATAGAAAATTATGGTTATTGTTCATTGTGAGATCCCTGCATGTCACTCATTAGGGACTGCGACTAGTCTGCTTAAACCACATTTTGTACTTCTTCATCATTTCCTTCATAGAACCATTAAATTGAAGTGTTCTAAGAAATAGATGAACTCTTAATTGATTCTCTAGTCAATCTTTCCTAAATCATTGAATTTGTCCTATAGCATCAAACACAACCTAATGTAATGAATGCAAAGAATTGAAATGAGACGGAGACAAGGACTTACAGTGCATTGCTTAAAGCTGTTACTCCTAATTAAAATCATATCTTCCTAAAATCAGCGATTTATCATTTTTCAGAGGAATCTTGTTTGTTGTTGACAGTGTGAACTTTCCTAGGGAACAGCGTGATGTAGCAGAGTAAGTACAATGGTCGTTTTAGTTCACTGTTATTTGACCTGGCAATAATGAAAGTAAATTGATTTATCTTATAACAGGATAATGTATGATATTCTTGGTGACAAATATTTATCGAAGTCCTCTGCACCAATACTTGTCGTTTGCAACAAGCAAGGTTTGTACATTGATGTTCTCGCGTACTGTTTGCGtcatgaaattttattttgcgCTGGTCTTTTCTTTACGGAAATTATTGCTTCCATTTGCAAGTCGTTGATCATCAACTGTGTCTTTTTGTTATAATTTTTTCAGACCTTACAATGGCCAAATCCCAGAGTGTGATTAAGCCTCAGCTGGAAAAGGAAATGTAAGGACATCTCAAAGATACTATTTACGATCAGGACGGATTTTTGTGATGTCGCCGCGGCATTCAATGTTATCTGCCACCATTACTGCGCCTTGTGACTTTGTTAAAAACCTCGGTCAACTTAATCAACCAAAGCTAACCAACGGATTTTTTAGATGCAATCAAAGCGTGGGCTACATGGATTTGCTGCAACCTTTAATTGGCTAATTGATTGCCACTTCTGTTGTTATTGACCAATCGAatcaattttctgtttttttaccttttcagtAACACTATACGGATCACACGTGCCGCTGCCCTACAAGGGCAAGATGGCGGCTCAACAACTGCTGTCTAtgttggaaaaaaagacaaagagttTGAGTTCAGTCATGTGCTACCAGTGAAAGTTGAGTTTGCAGAGTGCAGTGCGAAAGGACAGGCAGATGGCGAAGCAGATTTGACTGAAGTGGAAAAATGGCTTGAAAAAATTGCTTAATTCTAAAGAACATAACTATACCTAATATGCGGAAAATAAAATGTATAAACAGTCCGCAAAATTGAGCTTGATTTGTCTTTTTTGAGTTACTGGGTGACTTTTTCcagttgtttttttcaaattacagCTCTGCGGCTGGTACA
Above is a window of Montipora capricornis isolate CH-2021 chromosome 6, ASM3666992v2, whole genome shotgun sequence DNA encoding:
- the LOC138051163 gene encoding ankyrin repeat domain-containing protein 49-like; amino-acid sequence: MSDVDSSDEERKAFAETPANNPEPNIVDFLPASIPHEDEQETDARCNLSKIREEDLDQELSPSPNILLESCEKGMVDRVVEILELKASLINCKDEDGYSPLHRACYNGHLDVVGVLLERGADVRAVTEDGWQPLHCACRWGKTAVASLLLQNGADINAQTNGKQTALHFAASGVGGTTTLQLLLCNRWLDASVRNMQNETAYDIAYRSGKHYKLFEIVEDCINVK
- the LOC138051162 gene encoding signal recognition particle receptor subunit beta-like, whose translation is MATSVRSWVIDSLEGPNATVYGILIATLIVILTAVLYFVFGRNRSRGRSILLIGLTDSGKTLLFSRLSSGKYVMTHTSIKENKDQYRLKGSKSGKVLDLIDLPGHERVRARFLEQYKNQTRGILFVVDSVNFPREQRDVAEIMYDILGDKYLSKSSAPILVVCNKQDLTMAKSQSVIKPQLEKEINTIRITRAAALQGQDGGSTTAVYVGKKDKEFEFSHVLPVKVEFAECSAKGQADGEADLTEVEKWLEKIA